The genomic DNA tggtgaggtcatctgctcagggagttcaggatgaaattgtagtagcatccgcaacttggtggctgaaatgcagtaaaatataaagaaggacaatatgtctaatgaacaggaaccataaagtaggaatagagcagatgggaatagtgATCTTAAGGTGGAgacaagctaggaagtctattttaggtatattcctggaGGCCtatgactgtggtaatttttttttgctggagcttgatagctaacctacaggtgaactaaaaatattgtctgggaagattgtgtcagagttgagaacagtactagaaagctggctcCCAAACTTGtctagcaggaaagcaattacagaagctagtacttctgcatcctacaatgaccttgggtccatactcacagagggttaaagaataggggatgggatatcagaggatgggatacagagttctggtggtgggaatcgtgtggagttgaacccctcttatcttatggcttagtcaatgtttccttttttaaaaaaaaaagattttactttattttatttttttaaagattttatttatttactaatgagaaacataggaagagcgagagatccagacatcactctggtatatgtgctgctggggattgaactcacagaacctcgtgcttgagagtccgatgctttatccactgtgctgcctcccggaccacaatgtttcctttttataaataatttttttaatttagcattACTTTATTGAATTCTTAGAAGCAACTCATTGATATTTTGACTGGATTTGCATTGAAGTTAAAGGGACAGTTGGGGGGCAGGAAAAATCTCTTAATAATTTGAGGCTTTTCTAGCTAAAAATAGTATTTTCATTGATTTGATCTTatgcccccctccttttttttttttaccagagaactactgTAACTCTATGACTTATGgcagtgtggaggattgaacctgggacttaagagtctcaagcatgaaagtctctttgcataaccattatgctatccaccccccaccccatcttatGCTTTTTGACAAGTAGCAAAGAATTGGAGCTAATTCTGCACCAGGATTCCAAAGCCCCCAAGCTCCCTCACTTCACTCCttacccagagtcttttgctttaatGCCTCAAACCCAGTCcgagtttcactttgtattttccctttatgtccttgtttcttaagttctgcctataagtgagataatccatctctgtttggcttatctcacttaacgtgattcttCCAAGCTCTatcaaagatgaggtgaagaaaagtttcctcgtttatttatttattcctttttgttgcctttgttttattgttgcagttattattgttgttattgatgtcgttgttggataggacagagagaaatggagagaggaggggaagacagagagggcgagagaaagacagacctgcagacctgcttcaccgcttgtgaagcgactcctcctacaggtggggagcccagctcgaactgggaaccttactctggtccttgcacttcgcgccacatgcacttaacccgccctgctactgcccaactccttgcttccccatttttagtagctgagttgtattccatttgcagacacctgttacaaagagatgggagagtgtacccatgtgtcaacaactgtattgtcaaCAGTTAAACCcctgataaaaaataggaaaaaaaacctaaaatctGTACAAAAGGGAaggtacttaaaaaataaaaatagacttggaataaaaaaaagaataggagctATAAGTATGTGATCTGATATCACTTTGGGTATGAATTTTTCCATTTGTTAGCTGTGTAAATTTATGTAAACTCTGTTCCtctgtttttacatttttaaattatgtttactGCAgcaaataatagtaaataataaagtaatcaTGTAAAACATACAGAAAGAGGTCTGGGAAATAGTGACCACGGTAGTATAGTAAAGTATGTGATGCCAGTGTAATTTATTCCtaaattcctttttgttttttagtttaaatttaaataaagtaattttataattatactagaaatatatatatcaaattggttttgtatattaattttaaacTTATTTCAGTTGAAATCAGGTTTAATCTGTTTAAAAGTTcttgataatttcttttttatttttttattggggaattaatgttttacattcaacagtaaatacaatagcttgtacatgcataacatttcccagttttccatatgacaatacaacccccactaggtcctctgtcatccttctttgatggaccttgaaaaattcacgttaagttaagtaagtcagaaacaacaggataaatatgggatgatctcactctcaggcagaagttgaaatacaggTTCTTGATAATTTCTAACAAATTGGTAAGTTCCATGGTCTAGATTTGCTTAATTTTCATAATTATTCATAAATTATTCACAAGAATGTATATTCTTATGTCATTGAATACCAATTTTATGTCCATAAAACCAAAtttatgaaaaaagagaaaaatgggcaaatatatgtaaatatagatagttatagaaataatagtcaacacatatctgtcATCTTGGTAGTAttatagtttccagtggagggactggggacacagaactctggtgtgttatcacataactttgtaaatcaatatcaaatcactaattaaaataagcacaaaagtcttttgctaaCATCTGTGCCCAGAAGTTCAGGTTTCCCATGGTGATATTGTGCTGTCAGGACCTGCCATCCTTTGTTGTTATACTAATGATGTCATAAAGCCCAGGAGGGGCTGCAGCCCATAAAGGATGGTCCTAGTCTTAGTCTAACTCATTTGAAGAAAGTGACTCTTTGAACGACAACATgaaaccctttatttatttatttctgttataTATTTGGACAGTAgtccaaagtgatgttctgaatAGAAACTACAGTAATAGATCCAATATTACAGGTAAGTACCTAATGATAATATAAATTATGACTTACTACACTATTCACCAAAGAACTCAAACTAAATGTGCTTAAGAaatctgttgtttctttttttaaaaaaaatatttatttatttccttttgttgcccttgctgtattcTTGTACTTAttaatgatgttgtcgttgttggataggacagagagaagtggagagaggaggggaagacagagagggggagagagaagatagacacctgcagacctgcttcactgcttgtgaggcgactcccctgcaggatccttatgttggtccttgtgcttagcgccacatgcgcttaacccgctgtgctaccgccctattcCCAGAAATCTGTTGTTTCTTGACTCTTACTACTTATACTCAAAAACCTAGGTAAAAGGATAAGCAACCCAAGAAGCAGGAATAACACATTTACTCTAACTAATCAGAGATGTCTTACAGATTTGGCTTCTAGAATGTGACTGGGGAAGTGATTGGGGAAAGATGACAATAGTGATATACTCAAGAAGCTTAAAATATTCATTGATAAAGGTCTGATTTTGGACAATAGTGACAAAGTATGATAAAAATGGGACAGCtactatatatatagtatatatatacatatatatatatgaacaaataCATACGTATATAACTATAACAACTATTCTGTCGATAAAATTTCTTTGACAGGGGGCATTAAGAACACTGAATCAACGATAATCAAGATGGAAAACTCTAAGAAACGCCTTCTCGTTATTGTAATCGGTGTGATGAttataggttttgtcttcagctGTTTCTGTTTGCTCCACTATAACTGTATGGCCGATGAAGTTCTGAAGTCAGGAGTGTAAGTTTTACATCTTTAAATTAAGAATGGGAGGTGTTTGCGTGTCTGGCGAGTATTCCATTGTGGTGGTTACTTAACATTAACAGTAGATCTCTAAAGAGTTATCAACTTTTTGTAGATGGACAATTTCACTTAAATGACATCAGCTctttattgtgttctttgggacaaaatgaatgaaactggaggtgattatgctcagtgaaataaataaaagacaactaccatatggtttcacttatatgtgggatctagagatttgatttatatgaacttgtcaagaaaaaaaatctgaacaaaACAGAAGCGAGCAAACTAATACTTATGAGATGGTTCTTTGGGAGGTAGCAGGgtggggtacagaactttggtggtgggttgggtgtggtgtgaaactgtaGTCATCTTACAATCCTATAACAAACGATTaataacataaaatttaaaaattaactatATGAATTAGAAATATAAGTATTATGTGAGTGTTAATTTTCCTGGTTTTGATTAAGTATATAAGGAAATATTCTGTACTTAGGAAACATATGCTAAAAGTTAAGAGATATTATGTATGCAATCTATTCTCATACAGTTCAGAAAATAATAGTTTCTGTGagtgtaaataatttttaaaaagattatttaaaaaatgacatcaGCTATTAAATATTTTCAAGGTCATATTGAATGACATCAGTTTTCGCCAAAGCTATGTCCTATTTAGGGATCAGCTCAGTTTCAGGGTATTAAAGTCATTATAAATCAAGTCTAGGAAAAGAAGGTATGGCTATCCAAATAAGATAGAAGACTGAAAGGGTGGAGGTGGGTCTCTGCATTACAAAGACAATAAAACATAGTGGATAATTCCACGTTTTAAGATGTAATAGCATGAAAAGTTACTGTTGTTGCTCTCATGTTCTCTGTTTCTGTTCTTATAAATAGAATTGGGTTAGCCCTGACATATTGGGTTCCCTAAAATTTCCTAGGACAAAGACTAATTACTAAAATATATTGGTATCCCTGTACTCCAGTTTGACATAAATAATGGATAAATAGGCATAGATAACTCAATGATGTAAATATAATAGGACAAAATAACTGATCTAAagagtttatttttcttaataagtTCTGACACTtaatattgtttttttgtttttgcctccagtcactgaggcttggtgctggcactattaataatggctcctggaagccatttattctcttatctttattttattttattttattttatccaataggacagagagaaattgagaggggatgaggagataccgagggagagagaaagagagagatgtgcaGTCCTACTTCGTcgcctgtgaaacttcccctccgcaggtggggagtgggagcttgaacctaggtcctggaacatagcactatgtgtgctcttaaccaggcaccccaccaaccagccccctgaagtgatttttttttacaccagagggACATACCTCTGATTTCTcgtgggactggggtttgaacctgaacttctggtgcctcaggcatgaaggcctttcTGCAGAGCTACTACACCAAGTAACTAGGTAACCAGTCTATGACACTTAGTATTGTGActttttgttgttttgatttTGTCACAAAGATCTCATGCCTACATGACTCCTTGGTTACTCCCAATGaacttttcccccccattttaattTCATAGAGTACTATGTGGCCTTAACCAGATACCCCACCAACCAGCtcccaaagtgattttttttttataccagagggACAtacctctggtttctggtgggactggggtttgaatctaAACTTCTGATGCCTCAAGCATAAAGGCCTTTGTGCAGAACTACTACATTAAGTAACTAGGTAACCAGTCTATGACACTTAGCATTGtgactttttgttgttttgtttttgtcacaaAGGCTGCATGCCTACATAACTCCTTGGTTACTCCCAGTGAACTTTTCCTCCATTTTAATTtcatatagtactatgtgcgcttaactaagtACACCACCAACTAGCccccaaagtgattttttttttacaccagagggACATACCTCTGGTCTggtgggactggggtttgaacctgaacttctttttttaaaaaagattttttaaaatatttatttattcattttccctttttgttgcccttgttgttttttattgttgtagttattattgttgttgttattgatgtcgtcattgttgcatagaacagagaaatggagagaggaggggaagacagagagagggagagaaggatagacacctgcagacctgcttcaccacttgtgaagtgaccctcctgcagatggggagccgggggcttgaactgggatccttgtgctttgcgccacgtgcgcttaacccgctgcactaccgcccgactgccaaacctgaacttttggtgcctcaggcatgaaggcctttcTGCAGAGCTACTACACTAAGTAACTAGGTAACCAGTCTATGACACTTAGCAGTGtgactttttgttgttttgttttgtcacaaAGGCCTCATGCCTACATGACTCCTTGGTTACTCCCAGTGAACTTTTCCCTTTAATTTCTGatagagagacatcacaacactctTCCACCTTTCATTGTATCTTACTATTGCTGTGAATGGTGCTCAGTGTGCTACCTGAAGACTCAAcagggtccttgtggatggtaaaCTGCTCTCCACCAGAACAGGTTTTCTCTCAGTCCTTCTGATtgcaacttcttttaaaaatcagttttttaaaaacagagattTAAATTTAAATCTACAAACTGGTTATCCTTTGTGGTTGAGATAGTAAAATAGTCACTTTAAGTTTCTAATAGTTTtcgaatattatttttttatgttttttgaatattatttttgattcaataggacagaaagaaattgagggggaaaaggatatagagagggagagagagatactggcagcactgcttcattgcttctgaagcttcctccctgcaggtggggaccaggatagttacacatggtaatgtgtgaactcaattGGGTGAACCACCAACCGGCATCtgtaaaatacttaaaagaaaacacTTTTAATATGAGTTCATATGTGTGCCACCTGAGTCATGGCTTTCACCACACTCCAATTTTTACTGGTTCAATTTTCCTATCAGAGTCCAGAAAAGACCCAGAAGCCCATATTTTCTGATAACAGCAATAGGACTGGTGTATTATCTGGAATTACTGCTGGTGCTGGTTTAAATTGTcatactaaaaatttttttttttaattttcaggatCAAGAAAGATTGTTTAATAACTTCATCATCCAAAATTATATCTGCTCGATCCCAGACAAACAGTGTGTATGGTCCAGAAAATCAAGCCTTGCTGTCTAGTTTTGACAAGTTCGCTGGGTTTCCAGCTCTAGAAAAGTTTTCACTTCCAACATCCAATATAGAAAAGTTGATCTGGCTAAGTCTAGAAAAGCCATTCTTAATATCTAGTTCAGAGATGTTTAACAATCCATTGAATCTGGAAAAGCCATCTAGTCCAAAGAAAGAATATATAGAATGCCATCTGCTTAAGGGACATGGtcaaaagaaaaagtcacataagTCAGCCCGCACTAGAAAGTCAGCCCGGAAGTCAGCCCAGGCCCGGAATTCAGCCAGTTCTCCCCATCTAAAAAGAGCAGCTATGGCAACCCTGTCAGAAAGTGGACAATACTTAGAGAGTGGACAATACGTAGACAAGTCAACCAGATCCTCTTGTCCACTAAGTCTCACCTGGCCACTCACAGTTGCCAAACTACAGAAATGGACAAACCGTAGCCCCTTGAAAAGATCAGATAAGCCCAAGATAAACAAACCATGCAGATGCTACAAGGAGAAATGTCTTGTGTGTAGCTTTTCTGAGCCTTTGCTCAATGATACTTCTGAGGCCAAGGAGAATAATGCTCAAACTTCACTTTTCTCAAGTCAAGTGCAATCCTTTTCGGGATCCATTTACAGGGTAGGTTGTGAGGATAGTGTAACCCCTTATTACGACATAAGCGACAGTGATATGATGGCATTTAACAGTAATGATGAAAGTGACAAAGAGATAACCATTATTTGCAAAGTAAATCGTGAGGCCATTATCCAAAAACGCACTCAAAGTAAGGAGAGGAAgcgtttaattaaaaataaaaaacaaccatgAAGAAGGAAATTTATGCCAACTATGTTGTACTCACCATCTAGAGAccaaaagtgagaaaaaaatccATTAGCAACTACTAATGAGACTGTTCTTATCCAtcttaaaagaaattgatttgaaCAAGTCATTAAATGGCATAACAAATGCTTTTTGTGTGGTGATTATTGCATTTCAAAGCATatggctcttttatttttaagggaaaattctttttttaaagatttttatttattaatgagaaagataggagagaaagaaccagacatcactctggtacatgtgctgccggggattgaaattCGGatcgcatgcttgagagtccagtgttttatccactgtgccacctcccagactaccataTGGCTCTATACATATACATCTTACTTAGATCACTGGGATGAAATCATAAAGACACAAGGACACAGAAACCTAGACAGGTCTAACTGCCAGAGGAAGTACCTtaaactcctcctcctcttaggaTACTCTCCAATTGAAACCCCAACCCAATTAAGCTTATTTTTGAATATCCACATATAACCCTCGCAGTTTAAGCCTGTCTTCTTGTGCtcaggggaggtggctcagtggtagataGATGTGTAAGGcactaggttcaattcccagcactccataatatgctggagtgatgctctggtctttctcataaGAAATATAAATGgcggagagtcgggcggtagcgcagcaggttaagcgcatgtggcgcaaagcgcaaggaccggctaggGTCCtgattcgagctcccggctctccacctgcaagggagtcacttcacaggtggtgaagcaggtttgcaggtgtctgtctttctctccccctcttttccccatttctctgtatcctatccgacaataacaatatcaataacaacaacaataataactactacaagggcaacaaaagggtataaataaataaataaatatttttttaaaaaagaaatataaatagggATACAACTTAGGAcctactgggggccaggcagtgacacacttggttgagctctcacattacagtgtgcaaggttctgagttcaagcccctggtccccacctgcagggggaaagct from Erinaceus europaeus chromosome X, mEriEur2.1, whole genome shotgun sequence includes the following:
- the CXHXorf66 gene encoding uncharacterized protein CXorf66 homolog; translation: MENSKKRLLVIVIGVMIIGFVFSCFCLLHYNCMADEVLKSGVIKKDCLITSSSKIISARSQTNSVYGPENQALLSSFDKFAGFPALEKFSLPTSNIEKLIWLSLEKPFLISSSEMFNNPLNLEKPSSPKKEYIECHLLKGHGQKKKSHKSARTRKSARKSAQARNSASSPHLKRAAMATLSESGQYLESGQYVDKSTRSSCPLSLTWPLTVAKLQKWTNRSPLKRSDKPKINKPCRCYKEKCLVCSFSEPLLNDTSEAKENNAQTSLFSSQVQSFSGSIYRVGCEDSVTPYYDISDSDMMAFNSNDESDKEITIICKVNREAIIQKRTQSKERKRLIKNKKQP